Proteins encoded together in one Vicinamibacteria bacterium window:
- a CDS encoding glycosyltransferase family 2 protein, with product MAEPRVAIIIPVLDEEAAIGLVLAELPPLALEVIVVDNGSTDRTAEIAQAAGARVVREPRMGYGQACLAGIAAAPGVDILAFLDGDHSDYPAQLVDVLAPILAGHADLVIGSRGLGRRAPGAHPRHAVLGTRVCVGLMNVLIGTRATDLGPFRAITAPALESLGMRDRTFGWTVEMQVKAARRGLRVVEVPVDYRPRIGRSKVSGTLGGSFRAAAKILGVIARHALSRAG from the coding sequence ATGGCGGAACCCCGCGTGGCCATCATCATTCCCGTCCTCGACGAGGAAGCGGCCATCGGCCTGGTCCTGGCCGAGCTCCCGCCCCTGGCTCTCGAGGTCATCGTGGTCGACAACGGCTCGACCGACCGCACGGCGGAGATCGCCCAAGCGGCGGGAGCCCGGGTGGTGCGCGAGCCCCGGATGGGCTACGGCCAGGCTTGCCTGGCCGGGATCGCGGCCGCTCCAGGCGTGGACATCCTCGCCTTCCTGGACGGAGACCATAGCGACTACCCGGCCCAGCTCGTAGACGTCCTCGCCCCCATCTTGGCCGGCCACGCCGACCTCGTGATCGGCTCGCGCGGCCTGGGTCGGCGGGCCCCCGGCGCGCACCCCCGGCACGCCGTGCTCGGAACGCGGGTTTGCGTCGGCCTCATGAACGTGCTCATCGGCACGCGGGCCACCGACCTCGGACCCTTCCGGGCCATCACGGCCCCCGCCCTGGAGAGTCTGGGCATGCGCGACCGCACGTTCGGCTGGACGGTGGAGATGCAGGTGAAGGCCGCCCGCCGGGGGCTGCGCGTGGTCGAGGTCCCGGTGGACTATCGCCCGCGCATCGGCCGCAGCAAGGTGAGCGGTACGCTCGGGGGGAGTTTCCGGGCCGCGGCCAAGATTCTGGGCGTCATTGCGCGCCACGCCTTGAGCCGGGCCGGATGA